A single Pan troglodytes isolate AG18354 chromosome 19, NHGRI_mPanTro3-v2.0_pri, whole genome shotgun sequence DNA region contains:
- the ST6GALNAC1 gene encoding alpha-N-acetylgalactosaminide alpha-2,6-sialyltransferase 1: MRSCLWRCRHLSQGVQWSLLLAVLVFFLFALPSFIKEPQTKPSRHQRTENIKERSLQSLAKPKSQAPTRARRTTIYAEPAPENNALNTQTQPKAHTAGDRGKEANQAPPEEQDKVPHTAQRAAWKSPEKEKTMVNTLSPRGQDAGMASGRTQAQSWKSQDTKTTQGNGGQTRKLMASRTVSEKHQGKAATTAKTLIPKSQHRMLAPTGAVSTRTRQKGVTTAVIPPKEKKPQATPPPAPFQSPTTQRNQRLKAANFKSEPRWDFEEKYSFEIGGLQTTCPDSVKIKASKSLWLQKLFLPNLTLFLDSRHFNQSEWDRLEHFAPPFGFMELNYSLVQKVVTRFPPVPQQQLLLASLPAGSLRCITCAVVGNGGILNNSHMGQEIDSHDYVFRLSGALIKGYEQDVGTRTSFYGFTAFSLTQSLLILGNRGFKNVPLGKDVRYLHFLEGTRDYEWLEALLMNQTVMSKNLFWFRHRPQEAFREALHMDRYLLLHPDFLRYMKNRFLRSKTLDGAHWRIYRPTTGALLLLTALQLCDQVSAYGFITEGHERFSDHYYDTSWKRLIFYTNHDFKLEREVWKRLHDEGIIRLYQRPGPGTAKAKN; the protein is encoded by the exons GCATCAACGCACAGAGAACATTAAAGAAAGGTCTCTACAGTCCCTGGCAAAGCCTAAGTCCCAGGCACCCACAAGAGCAAGGAGGACAACCATCTATGCAGAGCCAGCGCCAGAGAACAATGCCCTCAACACACAAACCCAGCCCAAGGCCCACACCGCCGGAGACAGAGGAAAGGAGGCCAACCAGGCACCGCCGGAGGAGCAGGACAAGGTGCCCCACACAGCACAGAGGGCAGCATGGAAGAgcccagaaaaagagaaaaccatgGTGAACACACTGTCACCCAGAGGGCAAGATGCAGGGATGGCCTCTGGCAGGACACAGGCACAATCATGGAAGAGCCAGGACACAAAGACGACCCAAGGAAATGGGGGCCAGACCAGGAAGCTGATGGCCTCCAGGACAGTGTCAGAGAAGCACCAGGGCAAAGCGGCGACCACAGCCAAGACGCTCATTCCCAAAAGTCAGCACAGAATGCTGGCTCCCACAGGAGCAGTGTCAACAAGGACGAGACAGAAAGGAGTGACCACGGCAGTCATCCCACCTAAGGAGAAGAAACCTCAGgccaccccaccccctgcccctttCCAGAGCCCCACGACGCAGAGAAACCAAAGACTGAAGGCCGCCAACTTCAAATCTGAGCCTCGGTGGGATTTTGAGGAAAAATACAGCTTCGAAATAGGAGGCCTTCAGACG ACTTGCCCTGACTCTGTGAAGATCAAAGCCTCCAAGTCGCTGTGGCTCCAGAAACTCTTTCTGCCCAACCTCACTCTCTTCCTGGACTCCAGACACTTCAACCAGAGTGAGTGGGACCGCCTGGAACACTTTGCACCACCCTTTGGCTTCATGGAGCTCAACTACTCCT TGGTGCAGAAGGTCGTGACACGCTTCCCTCCAGTGCCCCAGCAGCAGCTGCTCCTGGCCAGCCTCCCCGCTGGGAGCCTCCGGTGCATCACCTGTGCCGTGGTGGGCAACGGGGGCATCCTGAACAACTCCCACATGGGCCAGGAGATAGACAGTCATGACTACGTGTTCCG ATTGAGCGGAGCTCTCATTAAAGGCTACGAACAGGATGTGGGGACTCGGACATCCTTCTACGGCTTTACCGCCTTCTCCCTGACCCAGTCACTCCTTATATTGGGCAATCGGGGTTTCAAGAACGTGCCTCTCGGGAAG GACGTCCGCTACTTGCACTTCCTGGAAGGCACCCGGGACTATGAGTGGCTGGAAGCACTGCTTATGAATCAGACGGTGATGTCAAAAAACCTTTTCTGGTTCAG GCACAGACCCCAGGAAGCTTTTCGGGAAGCCCTGCACATGGACAGGTACCTGTTGCTGCACCCAGACTTTCTCCGATACATGAAGAACAG GTTTCTGAGGTCTAAGACCCTGGATGGTGCCCACTGGAGGATATACCGCCCCACCACTGGGGCCCTCCTGCTGCTCACTGCCCTTCAGCTCTGTGACCAG GTGAGTGCTTATGGCTTCATCACCGAGGGCCATGAGCGCTTTTCTGATCACTACTATGATACATCATGGAAGCGGCTGATCTTTTACACAAACCATGACTTCAAGCTGGAGAGAGAAGTCTGGAAGCGGCTACACGATGAAGGGATAATCCGGCTGTACCAGCGTCCTGGTCCCGGAACTGCCAAAGCCAAGAACTGA